A window of the Egibacter rhizosphaerae genome harbors these coding sequences:
- a CDS encoding BCCT family transporter: MHAWAIYIVVGLALCYFAYRRGLPLAMRSAFHPLLGDRIFGWPGDVIDVLAIVGTLFGVATSLGIGATQINAGLEHVFGIPSGIGPQVAIIAVITVIATGSVVLGLHRGIRRLSLANVGIGGVLMVFVLLAGPTVFLLNALFDNLGAYVSSLPRLSLGAQELVGDDWEADWTLFYWGWWISWSPFVGMFIARISRGRTIREFIAGVLLVPTVVTALVLTVFGETALFAELTGEPGVVDAAEENLDVALFETLELLPFGVLTSLVAVAAIALFFITSSDSGSLVDDIHASGGSIYPHTGTRVFWAALEGLVAAILLSLGGETGLEALQQASIATGVPLAILLLAACWALVRAFRHEEDHPELVVESSERAERAAEREETA; the protein is encoded by the coding sequence GTGCACGCCTGGGCGATCTACATCGTGGTGGGGCTGGCCCTCTGCTACTTCGCCTATCGGCGTGGGCTGCCCCTCGCGATGCGCTCGGCCTTTCACCCGCTGTTGGGTGACCGCATCTTCGGGTGGCCGGGCGACGTCATCGACGTGCTCGCCATCGTCGGGACACTGTTCGGCGTGGCAACGTCGCTGGGGATCGGTGCCACGCAGATCAACGCCGGCCTCGAGCACGTGTTCGGCATCCCGTCCGGCATCGGACCCCAGGTGGCGATCATCGCGGTCATCACGGTCATCGCGACCGGTTCTGTCGTTCTCGGATTGCACCGTGGCATTCGGCGCCTGAGCCTGGCCAACGTCGGGATCGGCGGCGTGCTCATGGTGTTCGTGTTGCTCGCCGGCCCGACCGTCTTCCTGCTGAACGCGCTGTTCGACAACCTCGGCGCCTACGTGTCGTCGCTGCCGCGCCTCTCACTCGGTGCGCAGGAACTCGTCGGCGATGACTGGGAGGCGGACTGGACGCTGTTCTACTGGGGCTGGTGGATCTCCTGGTCGCCGTTCGTGGGGATGTTCATCGCGCGCATCTCCCGCGGCCGCACAATCCGCGAGTTCATCGCCGGCGTGCTGCTCGTACCCACCGTGGTGACCGCGCTCGTGCTCACCGTGTTCGGCGAGACCGCGCTGTTCGCCGAGTTGACCGGCGAGCCCGGCGTGGTGGACGCGGCCGAGGAGAACCTGGACGTGGCGCTGTTCGAGACGCTCGAGCTGTTGCCGTTCGGCGTGCTCACGTCGCTCGTGGCCGTGGCGGCGATCGCGCTGTTCTTCATCACCTCGTCGGACTCGGGCTCCCTGGTCGACGACATCCACGCGTCGGGCGGCAGCATCTACCCGCACACCGGCACGCGAGTGTTCTGGGCGGCCCTCGAGGGACTGGTCGCCGCGATTCTCCTCTCGCTCGGTGGGGAGACCGGGCTCGAGGCCCTGCAGCAGGCCTCGATCGCGACCGGCGTGCCCTTGGCGATCCTCCTGCTCGCCGCCTGCTGGGCGTTGGTGCGCGCGTTCCGCCACGAGGAGGACCACCCCGAGCTGGTCGTGGAGTCCAGCGAGCGGGCCGAGCGCGCCGCCGAGCGGGAGGAGACCGCGTAG
- a CDS encoding alpha/beta fold hydrolase has product MTASAAPVTTPTPATFVLVPGAGGLASYWHRLVPELEARGHTALAVDLPADEDSAGLHEYADAVASAARGSDPLVVVAQSMGGLSAPLVCERLKVSLLVMVNAMIPLPGETGGSWWAATGQAKARAEHAARENRPVTDEVDVLEEFFHDLPAAVVAEVLRQEARVQSETPFAQPFPLDRWPDVPTRVLAGRDDRFFPADFQRHVAEERLGITSDEMPGGHLVALGQPKQLADRLQAYWNDLARGAS; this is encoded by the coding sequence ATGACAGCTTCGGCAGCTCCCGTGACTACGCCGACTCCGGCCACCTTCGTGCTCGTGCCCGGTGCCGGCGGGCTGGCTTCGTACTGGCACCGGCTGGTCCCGGAGCTCGAGGCCCGTGGCCACACGGCCCTTGCGGTGGACCTACCGGCCGACGAGGACAGCGCGGGTCTGCACGAGTACGCCGACGCCGTGGCCTCCGCGGCCCGCGGTTCCGACCCGCTCGTGGTGGTGGCCCAGTCGATGGGCGGCCTCTCCGCGCCGCTGGTCTGCGAACGCCTTAAGGTCTCCCTGCTCGTGATGGTCAACGCGATGATCCCGCTGCCCGGCGAGACCGGCGGCTCGTGGTGGGCGGCGACCGGCCAGGCCAAGGCGCGCGCCGAGCACGCAGCCCGCGAGAATCGCCCCGTCACGGACGAGGTCGATGTGCTCGAGGAGTTCTTCCACGACCTTCCCGCGGCCGTCGTGGCCGAGGTCCTCCGACAGGAGGCTCGGGTCCAGTCCGAGACGCCCTTCGCGCAGCCGTTCCCACTGGACCGGTGGCCCGACGTGCCGACCCGGGTGCTCGCCGGCCGGGACGATCGCTTCTTCCCCGCCGACTTCCAGCGCCACGTCGCCGAGGAACGTCTCGGCATCACCTCCGACGAGATGCCGGGCGGCCACCTCGTCGCCTTGGGTCAACCGAAGCAACTCGCCGACCGCCTCCAGGCCTACTGGAACGACCTCGCCCGCGGGGCCTCGTGA